A DNA window from Kitasatospora atroaurantiaca contains the following coding sequences:
- a CDS encoding phosphotransferase enzyme family protein, with protein sequence MTTFDEPRARALLAAACAAAGMAEPVGAGLLALGENAVFDLGGPAVVAKVGRGPELTGRAGRELKVAEWLAEQGVPVARPYLAEPGVAGGHPVTFWHRLAPAVREARPADLAPLLRTLHRLPEPPFPLGRRDLLAPVERWLAGAEGYVDPADAAFLRDRRDTFAAAIAELTPQLTPGVIHGDALPRNVHLGPDGPVLLDLENVCSDLREHDLVVLALSHDRYGVPAEDYRAFTDGYGWDVRDWPGFAVLRGARETASASWVAQQVPGNPAASAEFHRRVASLRDGATDVRWHPF encoded by the coding sequence ATGACCACCTTCGACGAGCCGAGAGCCCGTGCCCTGCTGGCAGCTGCCTGTGCTGCGGCCGGGATGGCGGAGCCGGTGGGGGCCGGGTTGTTGGCGCTCGGGGAGAACGCGGTGTTCGACCTCGGGGGCCCGGCCGTGGTGGCCAAGGTCGGGCGCGGACCCGAGCTCACCGGGCGGGCCGGGCGGGAGCTGAAGGTTGCGGAGTGGCTGGCGGAGCAGGGGGTGCCGGTGGCCCGCCCGTACCTGGCCGAGCCGGGCGTGGCGGGCGGACACCCCGTCACCTTCTGGCACCGCCTGGCTCCCGCCGTACGGGAGGCGCGGCCGGCCGACCTCGCGCCGCTGCTGCGCACGCTCCACCGGCTGCCCGAGCCGCCCTTCCCGCTCGGCCGGCGCGATCTGCTGGCCCCGGTCGAGCGGTGGCTGGCCGGTGCCGAGGGGTACGTCGATCCGGCGGACGCCGCGTTCCTGCGCGACCGCCGGGACACCTTCGCCGCCGCCATCGCCGAGCTGACACCGCAGTTGACGCCGGGAGTGATCCACGGCGACGCGCTGCCGCGCAACGTGCACCTGGGCCCGGACGGGCCCGTCCTGCTCGACCTGGAGAACGTCTGCTCCGACCTGCGCGAGCACGACCTGGTGGTGCTCGCACTGAGCCACGACCGGTACGGCGTACCGGCTGAGGACTACCGAGCCTTCACCGACGGGTACGGCTGGGACGTCCGGGACTGGCCCGGCTTCGCGGTGCTGCGCGGCGCCCGGGAGACGGCCAGCGCCTCCTGGGTGGCCCAGCAGGTGCCGGGGAACCCGGCCGCCTCGGCCGAGTTCCACCGGCGGGTCGCCTCGCTCCGGGACGGCGCGACGGACGTCCGGTGGCACCCCTTCTGA